From the Candidatus Peregrinibacteria bacterium genome, one window contains:
- the ribH gene encoding 6,7-dimethyl-8-ribityllumazine synthase, whose translation MSDWRASSETALRNYRVAIVSAEFNKEYSDVLLKNTLEGLLDNGITEDTISVVRVPGSFELPFSCARLLSDGKHDAIIALGILLRGETIHFDVVAREAACGIQQLNVLGKIPVVFGVLTCDTKEQIQNRLSLGSGFATTAIRMMNLMYQ comes from the coding sequence ATGAGCGATTGGAGAGCTTCTTCAGAAACGGCACTCAGGAATTATCGTGTTGCGATTGTTTCTGCAGAGTTTAACAAAGAATATTCCGATGTACTCCTCAAAAACACGCTGGAGGGACTCCTTGATAATGGAATAACGGAAGACACCATATCTGTAGTGCGCGTTCCAGGGAGTTTCGAACTTCCTTTTTCTTGCGCTCGTCTTCTCTCTGATGGAAAGCATGACGCCATTATTGCGCTTGGAATTTTGCTTCGCGGAGAGACTATCCACTTTGATGTTGTTGCTCGAGAAGCTGCTTGTGGTATTCAGCAGCTCAATGTTTTAGGAAAAATCCCCGTTGTCTTTGGAGTGCTTACGTGCGATACGAAAGAGCAAATACAAAATCGCCTTTCCTTGGGAAGTGGTTTTGCAACCACTGCTATTCGAATGATGAATCTCATGTATCAGTAG
- the rpsO gene encoding 30S ribosomal protein S15, with translation MTDENQKTDEQESAVPSTTKEIKTSLKKDSPKEKKTSRKKEKVEEVKAPSGRIEKKEVISAHSRHQKDTGSISVQVALLTEKINHLTDHLRTHPKDDHGRRGLMSSVGKRRKLLKYLKDRSKDLYEELIQKLGLRH, from the coding sequence ATGACTGACGAAAATCAAAAAACTGATGAGCAAGAATCAGCTGTTCCATCAACAACAAAGGAGATAAAAACTTCTTTAAAAAAGGATTCTCCCAAAGAGAAAAAGACCTCTCGAAAAAAAGAGAAAGTGGAGGAAGTAAAAGCCCCTTCGGGGCGGATAGAAAAAAAAGAAGTTATTTCAGCACACTCTCGCCATCAAAAAGATACTGGTTCTATTTCGGTACAAGTTGCACTTCTTACCGAAAAAATTAATCACCTTACCGACCATTTGCGCACTCACCCAAAAGATGATCATGGGCGTCGTGGGCTTATGAGTTCCGTTGGGAAACGACGAAAGCTTCTGAAATATTTAAAAGATCGTTCAAAAGACTTGTACGAAGAGCTTATTCAAAAACTTGGCCTTCGTCATTAA
- a CDS encoding phosphomannomutase/phosphoglucomutase, protein MISDHIFRAYDIRGIVGEDFDANGAYSVGKAYATYLIRHDGIAKPSICVGRDGRLSGREIQKAFIEGVLSTGADVTDIEESTSPLLFFSICHGKFDGGVNITASHNPRDYNGFKLQRQHAHAICGDEILAIRDLCHSDNQEEGSGNLKKDSFQDAYFEKITSLVSITGNPKIVFDAGNGITGKFAPDLFTSLGVNVRPLYCEVDGNFPHHDADPEVEENLSDLKRAVKEEGADLGVAFDGDGDRVGFVDAEGNHYSADLILLLLSRDLLQRHPKAKIVIDLKATQVLFEEIRRLGGEGIMVKTGHSFVEEKMRETHALLGGEVSGHLFFGENYYGFDDAFLAAAKVIEILQKSGKSLAEHFQGLPKVFNTPEIKVECPEEKKFLVVQKLVDFFLKTYGPEKCLTIDGIRIDFGDGAWGIVRASNTSPKITLRFEARTPEKREEIRNIVEGKLHQELKEDLLLRNF, encoded by the coding sequence ATGATTTCTGACCATATTTTTCGCGCGTACGACATTCGAGGAATTGTTGGAGAAGATTTTGATGCTAATGGTGCCTACAGTGTGGGAAAAGCCTATGCGACGTATCTTATTCGTCATGATGGCATTGCGAAACCTTCTATCTGTGTTGGACGAGACGGACGCTTAAGCGGAAGGGAAATACAAAAGGCTTTTATTGAAGGGGTGCTCTCTACAGGAGCAGATGTTACGGATATTGAAGAATCTACTTCTCCGCTCCTTTTTTTCTCCATCTGCCACGGAAAATTTGATGGAGGTGTCAATATTACAGCAAGTCATAATCCCCGAGATTATAATGGATTCAAACTTCAACGACAGCATGCACATGCCATTTGTGGAGATGAAATTCTTGCCATTCGTGATCTTTGCCATTCAGATAATCAGGAAGAAGGTTCTGGAAATCTCAAAAAGGACTCCTTTCAAGATGCCTACTTTGAGAAAATCACATCACTCGTATCTATCACAGGGAATCCAAAGATTGTTTTTGATGCAGGAAATGGCATTACAGGAAAATTTGCCCCAGATCTTTTTACGTCGCTTGGTGTTAATGTAAGACCGCTCTATTGTGAAGTGGATGGAAATTTTCCTCATCACGATGCCGATCCCGAAGTAGAAGAGAATTTAAGTGACTTAAAACGAGCCGTAAAAGAAGAAGGTGCAGATCTTGGTGTTGCGTTTGATGGCGATGGCGATCGCGTTGGTTTTGTCGATGCCGAGGGGAATCATTATTCTGCCGATTTAATCCTCCTCCTCCTTTCTCGTGATCTTCTTCAGCGTCACCCAAAAGCAAAGATAGTCATTGATCTCAAGGCAACTCAAGTGCTCTTTGAAGAAATTCGGCGTTTAGGCGGTGAGGGTATCATGGTAAAAACAGGACATTCATTTGTTGAAGAAAAAATGCGAGAAACCCATGCGCTTCTCGGAGGTGAAGTTTCGGGACATCTCTTTTTTGGGGAAAATTATTATGGATTTGATGACGCGTTTCTCGCCGCGGCAAAGGTAATTGAGATTCTTCAGAAATCAGGAAAATCACTCGCCGAACATTTCCAAGGACTTCCAAAAGTATTTAATACGCCCGAAATCAAGGTAGAGTGTCCGGAAGAGAAAAAATTTCTTGTTGTTCAAAAATTAGTAGATTTTTTCCTCAAAACATACGGACCAGAAAAATGTCTCACTATAGACGGTATTCGAATCGACTTTGGGGACGGCGCATGGGGAATTGTAAGAGCAAGCAATACTTCTCCAAAAATCACACTCCGCTTTGAAGCACGTACACCAGAAAAAAGAGAAGAAATCAGAAACATTGTCGAAGGCAAATTGCATCAGGAATTAAAGGAGGATCTTCTTCTTAGAAATTTCTAA
- the rplL gene encoding 50S ribosomal protein L7/L12: MSDEKTIQLSDAAQKILDAVEKLSVLELADLVKAMEEKFGVSAAAPVAVAAPAAGGGEGTAVEKDTFDVILASAGGQKISVIKVVREITGLGLKEAKDLVDAGGKAVKEGVKKPEAEELKKKLEEVGATIELK, translated from the coding sequence ATGTCAGATGAAAAAACTATTCAGCTCTCCGATGCCGCACAAAAAATACTTGATGCTGTGGAGAAGCTTTCCGTTCTTGAGCTTGCCGACCTTGTAAAAGCAATGGAAGAAAAATTTGGAGTTTCCGCCGCCGCTCCTGTTGCCGTTGCGGCCCCTGCTGCTGGTGGAGGAGAAGGTACCGCTGTGGAAAAGGATACTTTTGATGTTATCTTGGCAAGTGCCGGTGGTCAAAAGATTTCCGTTATTAAGGTGGTACGAGAAATCACTGGTCTTGGTCTTAAAGAGGCAAAAGATCTCGTTGATGCTGGTGGAAAAGCAGTAAAAGAAGGAGTGAAAAAGCCAGAAGCAGAAGAGCTCAAGAAGAAGCTAGAAGAAGTTGGTGCCACAATAGAACTAAAATAA
- a CDS encoding 50S ribosomal protein L10, translating to MPVSRQQKEESLAQLIEAMKSARAIYFAKNLGMGVRDSQDLRRKLRDSGNSFRMAKKTLIKKAIQEVFSLEISDEALEGAVGVAFSEMDEVSAVKTIADVAKKTKKIELTGAIFEGSVIGKEDTIRISKTPSREELLAQLLGSFMAPLSGFVGVGNQLISGFVRVVDAYEKQKSSENA from the coding sequence ATGCCTGTTTCTCGACAACAAAAGGAAGAATCCCTTGCACAGCTCATAGAAGCTATGAAGTCTGCGCGAGCTATTTATTTTGCGAAAAACCTTGGGATGGGTGTTCGCGATTCTCAAGACCTTCGACGAAAACTTCGCGATTCGGGAAACTCTTTTCGAATGGCAAAGAAGACTCTCATCAAGAAAGCTATTCAAGAAGTATTTTCTCTGGAAATTTCCGATGAAGCTCTTGAGGGTGCTGTTGGTGTTGCTTTTTCAGAAATGGACGAGGTAAGTGCTGTGAAAACAATCGCTGATGTCGCAAAGAAAACTAAGAAAATAGAGCTCACAGGAGCAATTTTTGAAGGAAGCGTCATTGGAAAAGAGGACACCATAAGGATTTCAAAAACACCAAGTCGAGAAGAATTGCTCGCACAGCTTCTTGGTTCTTTTATGGCTCCTCTCAGTGGATTTGTAGGAGTGGGAAATCAGCTTATCTCTGGGTTCGTCCGTGTCGTGGATGCTTACGAGAAACAAAAGTCTTCAGAAAACGCATAA
- a CDS encoding tail fiber domain-containing protein, whose amino-acid sequence MKTKFLFSIFLAFALLSTVFLDGVRQGALAVVDWPDAPSGYASWGKIGDILFPDLGNQRLGIGTGTPLGRFHVVGGGKRVTMTADSINGDGTNNCSAGQEKVFLDATGISIGDTIEGNTIMSVGGGYVCTNQNSVSWKNGEEKWWKKNGTDVLISDTGRVGIGTVSPQNRLDVEGGAVIGTNYSGTETAPANGLLVQGNVGIGTASPTEKLVVDGNVRITNGSDICIEGGNCLSSVEGVSDNDWTVVGGGTQTDSCHAYQTYSSPYCTLTATNIGGGNYRLNYTIDFQNSGWWSRADATYGKIYPDDIRIDKTAAQQSGSVVVTPSQREIYWFRFPGGTVASPSPDPIICSIPAPIGGSASAPGICGSAHESTFSSTPTANLCSSGTATAITTGAYTDASYYWQCAEQQTETMYSGVSGNVGIGTASPNAKLHVKTDTGTNAEIDIQSGELTHWGMYQDENTSDLQFWNTDNRVTFTNDGKVGIGTTSPTQALDVNGRIKGTELCIAGACRSSWPSGASWGSITGSLSSQSDLNTALNQRLSLSGGTMTGQLLLSGNPTSALGAATKQYVDGAVSAVSLKEIHDADNNTKVQVEESTNENKIRFDTNGTERMIIDNSGNVGIGTTSPLGKLHIYNPANTGAELILETISSAQAAAIRFYADGIYSGNIGYLPGLDGMGIGGGNEQASSIFVQRNTQDVGIGTTSPLGKLHIYNPVNTGAELIVDSISTGITAIQLYSGGVSKGSISYNPAVGANTISLGSDTNGNVINILRTNNYVGIGTISPAYQLDVNGYIRGTNVAPSDIRLKKDIVTLSDSLSKILHLRGVSYFWKDSEKGEEKQIGVIAQEVEKEFPELVLEDNEGMKSVNYSALVAPLIEAVKEQQKEIEAQKENIDAQEQEIEMLSSEIQEIRSLLQTSSNQ is encoded by the coding sequence ATGAAAACAAAATTCCTTTTTTCCATCTTTTTGGCATTCGCCCTTCTTTCTACCGTTTTTTTAGACGGCGTAAGACAGGGTGCGCTTGCTGTTGTTGATTGGCCAGATGCCCCCAGTGGATATGCTTCTTGGGGAAAAATTGGGGATATTCTTTTTCCCGATCTTGGAAATCAGCGACTCGGAATAGGAACAGGAACCCCTCTCGGACGCTTTCATGTTGTAGGAGGAGGAAAACGTGTCACCATGACAGCAGATAGCATCAATGGAGACGGAACAAATAATTGTAGTGCCGGTCAAGAAAAAGTATTCCTCGACGCCACGGGAATCTCTATTGGAGATACTATTGAAGGAAACACTATTATGAGTGTTGGAGGAGGGTATGTTTGTACAAATCAAAATTCGGTAAGTTGGAAGAATGGAGAAGAAAAATGGTGGAAGAAAAATGGAACTGATGTTCTTATTTCAGATACTGGTCGAGTAGGAATTGGAACAGTAAGTCCACAAAATCGATTGGATGTTGAAGGAGGAGCCGTTATTGGAACAAACTATTCAGGAACAGAAACCGCACCAGCAAATGGGCTTTTAGTGCAAGGCAACGTAGGAATTGGGACTGCTTCTCCCACAGAAAAATTAGTGGTCGATGGAAATGTTCGAATCACCAATGGTTCGGATATTTGTATTGAAGGAGGAAATTGTCTCTCAAGCGTAGAAGGAGTTAGCGATAATGACTGGACCGTAGTGGGCGGAGGAACGCAGACAGATTCTTGCCATGCGTATCAAACATACTCCTCACCCTATTGTACCCTTACTGCAACGAATATCGGAGGAGGAAACTACAGGCTGAATTATACTATTGATTTTCAAAATTCCGGATGGTGGAGTCGTGCTGATGCGACCTACGGCAAAATTTATCCAGATGATATCCGTATCGACAAAACAGCCGCTCAACAGAGTGGATCAGTAGTGGTTACCCCTTCTCAGAGAGAAATTTATTGGTTCCGTTTTCCAGGAGGGACAGTTGCAAGTCCGTCACCCGATCCTATCATTTGTTCTATTCCTGCTCCCATTGGTGGATCGGCTTCCGCACCAGGAATCTGCGGATCTGCCCATGAAAGCACATTCTCCTCAACACCAACAGCAAACCTCTGTAGCTCTGGAACGGCTACTGCAATTACAACCGGTGCGTATACTGACGCATCATATTATTGGCAGTGTGCTGAGCAACAAACAGAAACTATGTACAGCGGAGTCTCGGGAAACGTAGGAATTGGAACTGCTTCTCCCAATGCCAAACTCCATGTTAAAACTGATACTGGAACAAATGCTGAAATAGATATTCAAAGTGGGGAATTGACTCACTGGGGAATGTATCAAGACGAAAACACTTCCGATTTGCAATTTTGGAATACAGATAATCGTGTCACTTTTACCAATGATGGAAAAGTAGGAATTGGAACCACTTCTCCTACACAAGCACTTGATGTGAATGGGAGAATAAAAGGAACAGAACTTTGTATTGCTGGCGCTTGCCGATCTTCTTGGCCAAGCGGAGCAAGCTGGGGAAGTATTACGGGAAGCCTTTCGAGTCAGAGTGATCTAAATACTGCTCTGAATCAAAGACTCTCTCTTTCAGGAGGAACAATGACAGGACAACTTCTTCTTTCGGGAAATCCGACAAGTGCGTTGGGGGCTGCAACAAAACAGTATGTTGATGGAGCTGTTTCAGCCGTTTCTCTCAAAGAAATTCATGATGCTGATAACAACACCAAAGTACAGGTAGAAGAAAGTACCAATGAGAATAAGATTCGTTTCGACACCAATGGAACCGAACGGATGATTATTGATAATAGCGGAAATGTAGGAATTGGAACCACAAGCCCACTGGGAAAACTCCATATTTATAACCCCGCCAATACTGGCGCAGAACTTATTCTCGAGACTATTTCTAGTGCACAAGCTGCTGCTATTCGATTTTATGCAGATGGAATCTATTCGGGAAACATTGGTTATCTTCCCGGGCTAGATGGAATGGGAATAGGAGGAGGAAATGAACAAGCCTCCAGTATTTTTGTCCAACGAAATACACAAGATGTCGGTATTGGAACCACAAGCCCACTGGGAAAACTCCATATTTATAACCCCGTCAATACTGGCGCAGAACTTATTGTTGATAGCATTTCAACAGGAATTACGGCGATTCAACTGTATTCAGGAGGAGTTTCAAAGGGATCTATTTCCTACAACCCTGCAGTTGGAGCTAATACCATATCACTCGGAAGTGATACGAATGGTAATGTGATCAATATTCTTCGTACTAATAATTATGTCGGTATTGGAACAATTTCACCCGCCTATCAACTTGATGTCAATGGGTATATCCGTGGAACGAATGTTGCTCCATCTGATATTCGTCTCAAAAAAGATATTGTGACATTGAGTGATTCTCTCTCAAAAATATTGCATCTTCGTGGAGTCTCTTACTTTTGGAAAGATTCAGAAAAAGGAGAAGAAAAACAAATTGGAGTGATTGCGCAAGAAGTAGAAAAAGAATTTCCTGAACTCGTTTTAGAAGATAATGAGGGAATGAAGTCGGTCAATTACTCTGCTCTTGTTGCTCCGCTTATTGAAGCAGTAAAGGAACAGCAGAAGGAGATTGAAGCGCAAAAAGAAAATATTGATGCTCAAGAGCAAGAAATAGAGATGCTTTCTTCAGAAATACAAGAAATAAGAAGCCTACTTCAAACCTCCTCAAACCAATAA
- a CDS encoding V-type ATP synthase subunit A: MNAQAKGVIAKISGPLVVAEGLVGAKMYEVVRVSEENLVGEIIELHGDRASIQVYEDTSGIAPGGPVILTGQTLSAELGPGLLESIYDGVQRPLELIEKKSGSAFIARGIEVPGISRTKKWSFHPVAKIGASLSSGDILGTVQETSLIEHKVMVPSGVSGTLKSINGGEKTVEEVVAVIETENGEKEVCMLQRWPIRRPRPYAKKRVPDEPLVSGGRSIDTMFPLVKGGAGCIPGPFGSGKTVTQQGLAKYCDAQVIVYIGCGERGNEMTEVLNEFPHLIDPNSGEPLMRRTIMIANTSNMPVAAREASVYTGITIAEYYRDMGYSVALMADSTSRWAEAMREISGRLEEMPGEEGYPAYLASRTASFYERAGAVICSGKDERRGALTVVGAVSPPGGDLSEPVTQNTLRVTKCFWGLDASLAYKRHFPAINWLTSYSLYVDNVLDYWKKNVAEDYPQVRSQALDLLQEEAKLEEIVKLVGMESLSNREKLVLLVAKSIREDFLFQNAFDPEDAYTTPKKQYGILKTIVTLYHAGVKVIAHPDFDFKILSGNPILQEIASAKDIPNGEDEQFVALVRKVEKEVLALV, from the coding sequence ATGAACGCGCAAGCAAAAGGTGTTATTGCAAAAATTTCGGGTCCGTTGGTGGTAGCAGAGGGGCTTGTGGGAGCCAAAATGTATGAGGTGGTACGAGTTTCAGAAGAGAACTTGGTGGGGGAAATTATTGAGCTTCACGGAGATCGCGCTTCGATACAGGTTTATGAAGATACATCTGGTATTGCTCCTGGTGGTCCAGTAATTCTTACTGGTCAAACGCTTTCTGCAGAACTTGGCCCAGGTCTTCTGGAATCTATTTATGATGGAGTCCAGCGTCCGCTTGAGCTTATCGAAAAAAAATCTGGTTCTGCGTTTATCGCTCGAGGAATTGAAGTTCCTGGTATTTCTCGTACAAAAAAATGGAGTTTTCATCCTGTCGCAAAAATAGGTGCTTCTCTTTCGTCTGGAGATATTTTGGGAACCGTACAAGAGACCTCACTTATTGAGCATAAGGTAATGGTTCCTTCTGGTGTTTCTGGGACACTCAAAAGTATCAATGGTGGTGAAAAAACAGTGGAAGAGGTTGTTGCGGTTATCGAAACTGAAAATGGGGAGAAAGAAGTGTGTATGCTTCAGCGTTGGCCAATTCGTCGGCCTCGTCCATACGCAAAAAAGCGAGTTCCCGATGAGCCGCTTGTGAGTGGTGGACGATCAATTGATACTATGTTTCCGCTTGTAAAAGGGGGAGCAGGATGTATCCCTGGACCATTCGGTTCTGGAAAAACGGTGACGCAACAGGGGCTTGCGAAATATTGTGATGCTCAAGTTATTGTGTACATTGGGTGTGGAGAGCGTGGAAATGAGATGACGGAAGTGCTTAATGAGTTCCCACATCTTATAGATCCAAACTCTGGAGAGCCACTTATGAGACGAACCATTATGATTGCGAATACTTCAAACATGCCAGTAGCGGCGCGTGAAGCTTCGGTTTACACGGGAATTACTATTGCGGAATATTATCGAGACATGGGCTATTCTGTGGCGCTCATGGCAGACTCCACGAGTCGATGGGCAGAGGCAATGCGTGAAATCTCCGGTCGTCTCGAAGAAATGCCAGGTGAAGAAGGATACCCTGCCTACCTTGCTTCTCGAACAGCAAGTTTTTACGAGCGTGCGGGAGCAGTAATCTGCTCTGGTAAAGATGAACGACGCGGCGCACTGACAGTGGTTGGAGCAGTTTCTCCTCCAGGAGGGGACTTGTCGGAACCAGTGACGCAAAACACTCTTCGTGTAACAAAATGTTTCTGGGGACTTGATGCTTCTCTTGCCTACAAACGTCATTTTCCGGCGATCAACTGGCTTACCAGCTACTCCCTTTATGTTGATAATGTTCTCGATTACTGGAAAAAGAATGTTGCAGAAGATTACCCACAAGTTCGTTCTCAGGCACTTGATTTGCTTCAAGAAGAGGCAAAACTTGAGGAGATTGTAAAACTTGTTGGAATGGAGTCTTTGAGCAATCGGGAGAAACTTGTTCTCCTTGTGGCGAAATCAATTCGTGAGGACTTTCTTTTTCAAAATGCGTTTGATCCAGAAGATGCATACACGACTCCAAAAAAGCAGTATGGTATTTTGAAGACAATCGTGACACTATACCATGCGGGAGTAAAAGTTATTGCACACCCCGATTTTGATTTCAAAATTCTCTCTGGAAATCCAATATTGCAAGAAATCGCGAGTGCAAAAGATATTCCAAACGGAGAAGACGAGCAATTTGTGGCACTAGTAAGAAAAGTGGAAAAAGAAGTGTTGGCACTTGTATAG
- a CDS encoding V-type ATP synthase subunit F (produces ATP from ADP in the presence of a proton gradient across the membrane; the F subunit is part of the catalytic core of the ATP synthase complex) encodes MSFGIAIVGSHEETKGFSALGVDAFPVKDHQEAVEVLFQIKNALESSDAPRRYAVVFILEEIFREIPEETYRKLSAGGLPSLISLPGSQGSTGFGNEKIRRIVEQAVGSDIFGGK; translated from the coding sequence ATGAGCTTTGGCATTGCTATTGTGGGGTCACACGAAGAGACGAAAGGATTTTCTGCGCTTGGAGTGGATGCTTTTCCTGTAAAAGACCATCAAGAAGCGGTTGAGGTACTTTTTCAGATAAAGAATGCTCTTGAAAGTTCCGATGCACCAAGAAGATATGCAGTTGTTTTTATTCTCGAGGAGATTTTTCGAGAAATTCCCGAAGAAACTTACCGAAAACTTTCCGCAGGAGGTCTTCCTTCTCTCATTTCTCTTCCTGGGAGCCAGGGAAGCACGGGTTTTGGAAATGAAAAAATTCGTCGCATTGTCGAACAAGCGGTGGGGAGTGACATTTTTGGAGGCAAATAG
- a CDS encoding V-type ATPase subunit, translating to MSSSLVFLTARISALSDRLLTASDTERMVSAETFSEAFRVLNDISWSGVVADAPNADDFERVIDIGLYEIRQSLCESDIPKSLAQFLFLPFDLQNAKCTLLSFQKGKSYDDFRESLSPLGFFERKLSFRILAGEEENTPKEAVFLKKALQESYLLLRDDSQDREEILSLLDAAVFRQMFRAVCATKSKILSDFFQKQIDWENAKKVLRNPSQERYSFLLPQEEKGFRFFSREEALKHLYSSSATSLFNEGVSLKESGRDLSLFEATAELSLLQSLFWSSRLSPLSCDTVVLFFLTKLRNAEIIRTILVGKRNKQSTTDVRKAIAHFLPFLPR from the coding sequence ATGTCTTCTTCTCTTGTTTTTTTGACGGCTCGCATTTCTGCCCTCTCTGATCGTCTTCTTACTGCTTCAGATACGGAACGGATGGTTTCTGCGGAAACTTTTTCAGAAGCATTTCGTGTCTTAAACGATATTTCTTGGTCTGGTGTGGTGGCAGATGCTCCGAATGCCGATGATTTTGAACGTGTTATTGATATTGGTCTTTACGAAATACGACAATCCCTTTGCGAGAGTGATATTCCCAAAAGTTTGGCACAATTCCTTTTCCTCCCATTTGATCTCCAGAACGCAAAGTGTACACTACTCTCTTTTCAAAAAGGGAAATCGTATGATGATTTTCGAGAGTCGCTTTCTCCTCTTGGTTTTTTTGAAAGAAAACTCTCATTCCGAATCCTTGCAGGAGAGGAGGAGAATACTCCAAAAGAAGCCGTATTTCTCAAAAAAGCTCTTCAGGAGTCATATCTTCTTCTAAGAGATGATTCACAAGATCGAGAAGAGATTCTTTCTCTTTTAGATGCTGCTGTTTTTCGGCAAATGTTTCGAGCGGTTTGCGCGACAAAAAGCAAAATCCTCTCTGATTTTTTTCAAAAACAGATCGACTGGGAGAATGCAAAAAAAGTTTTGAGAAATCCTTCTCAAGAAAGATATTCGTTTCTTCTTCCTCAGGAAGAGAAGGGATTTCGTTTTTTTTCTCGTGAAGAAGCGTTGAAGCATCTTTATTCTTCTTCTGCAACATCTCTCTTTAATGAGGGGGTTTCGCTCAAGGAATCTGGAAGAGACCTCTCTCTTTTTGAAGCGACCGCCGAACTCTCTTTGCTTCAGTCACTTTTTTGGTCATCTCGCCTTTCTCCACTTTCGTGTGACACAGTCGTTCTCTTCTTTCTTACGAAATTAAGAAACGCAGAAATTATTCGAACTATTCTTGTGGGAAAGCGCAATAAACAATCAACGACTGATGTTCGAAAAGCAATTGCCCACTTTCTTCCTTTTTTACCACGATAA
- a CDS encoding V-type ATP synthase subunit E produces the protein MALADILNKILSDAQEQSLLLQKEADGAIKQLQEQLDKEIAEESASSWEKGNRKIAELHQKIDHLSRQEYYHKTLSLKHEILQGVLKKAQEEVSHLSQKEKEAIFLQMLRQIGDQKGTLHPVASDAKLLEGLLEKEKIALPLGKSVSGIAGFIFVSESMEIDFRFEQALEDLFRKTEKELSSFLFA, from the coding sequence ATGGCTCTCGCCGATATTCTCAATAAAATTCTTTCCGATGCTCAGGAACAATCTCTTCTTCTTCAAAAAGAAGCAGATGGTGCTATAAAGCAACTTCAGGAACAATTAGATAAAGAAATTGCAGAGGAATCTGCCTCTTCTTGGGAAAAGGGGAATCGAAAAATAGCAGAACTCCACCAAAAAATTGATCATCTTTCTCGTCAGGAATATTACCATAAAACCCTTTCCCTCAAACATGAAATACTTCAGGGCGTTTTGAAAAAGGCACAAGAAGAGGTGAGTCATCTTTCTCAAAAAGAAAAAGAAGCTATTTTTCTTCAGATGCTCCGACAAATTGGAGATCAGAAGGGAACGCTTCATCCGGTGGCATCCGATGCCAAACTGTTGGAGGGACTTCTCGAGAAGGAGAAAATTGCTCTTCCGCTTGGAAAATCGGTTTCTGGAATAGCAGGATTTATATTCGTTTCAGAGTCAATGGAAATTGACTTTCGTTTTGAACAGGCACTTGAAGATCTCTTTCGGAAAACAGAGAAAGAGCTTTCTTCGTTTCTCTTTGCGTAG
- a CDS encoding V-type ATP synthase subunit K, which produces METLIFTSGSALAIFGASLAATLGGIGSAIGCGYAGQAACGITSEKPELSPKLLVLEVLPGSQAIYGLVGAFLVTIFFSVSELTSSQGAQIFQACLPLAFAGLFSGIFQGKVAAAGTQIVAKNPDGLGKAIIFAAIVESVAIFGLLVTFLLLDSIRGSL; this is translated from the coding sequence ATGGAAACGCTTATTTTCACCTCTGGTTCCGCACTCGCTATCTTTGGAGCTTCTCTTGCGGCGACGCTTGGGGGAATTGGTTCTGCAATTGGTTGTGGGTATGCCGGTCAAGCGGCATGTGGAATTACTTCTGAGAAACCAGAGCTTTCGCCTAAACTCTTGGTGCTTGAAGTGCTTCCTGGTTCTCAGGCAATTTACGGGCTTGTAGGAGCTTTTTTGGTCACGATATTTTTTAGCGTTTCCGAGCTTACCTCTTCTCAAGGAGCACAGATTTTTCAAGCATGTCTTCCTTTGGCGTTTGCAGGGCTTTTTTCTGGAATTTTTCAGGGGAAAGTTGCCGCCGCAGGTACACAGATTGTCGCCAAAAATCCTGATGGACTTGGAAAGGCTATTATTTTTGCTGCTATCGTAGAAAGTGTCGCTATCTTTGGTCTTCTTGTGACATTTTTGCTTCTCGATAGCATTCGAGGATCTCTCTAA